The following coding sequences lie in one Acaryochloris thomasi RCC1774 genomic window:
- a CDS encoding Nif11-like leader peptide family natural product precursor → MSKDNVLNFLSKAAEDEHLKAKLETTASQDEVVGVANQAGYEFSTEHVDEMLTELKQKPGFFGMLSEAVAELFGPVHDDYPATGVQPYGGDSNPKP, encoded by the coding sequence ATGTCTAAAGATAATGTGCTGAATTTTTTGTCCAAGGCTGCTGAAGATGAGCATCTGAAGGCAAAACTAGAGACAACTGCGAGCCAAGATGAGGTGGTGGGGGTCGCCAACCAGGCAGGGTATGAGTTCTCTACAGAGCATGTGGACGAGATGCTCACAGAGCTGAAGCAGAAACCCGGATTTTTCGGGATGCTGTCAGAGGCCGTGGCTGAGCTATTTGGTCCGGTTCACGATGACTATCCGGCGACTGGCGTTCAGCCCTATGGCGGTGATTCCAACCCCAAGCCATGA
- the hpf gene encoding ribosome hibernation-promoting factor, HPF/YfiA family: protein MRLVIQGKNLDITDAIHDYVQQKIGKAMMHFEHLTTKTDVKLSVPSQSRKQPRQNAEVTVFANGTVIRAEENHENLYASIDLVADKLSRQLQKYKGKKAQFSKSKRQVDESHDHPLVPEELTQERAPELPQTVVRNKFFAMPSMTAQDALENLQLVDHDFYVFRNESTEEINVIYERNHGGYGIIQPREENKADQSSVSH, encoded by the coding sequence ATGAGACTCGTTATTCAAGGCAAAAATCTGGACATCACTGATGCCATCCATGATTATGTGCAACAAAAAATAGGTAAGGCAATGATGCATTTTGAGCATCTAACCACTAAAACAGATGTCAAGCTATCTGTTCCAAGTCAATCTAGGAAGCAGCCTCGACAAAATGCAGAGGTAACTGTTTTTGCGAATGGCACCGTTATTCGGGCAGAAGAGAACCATGAGAACCTCTATGCCAGTATTGACTTAGTCGCTGATAAGCTTTCTCGTCAGCTACAGAAGTATAAAGGTAAAAAAGCGCAATTCTCTAAATCAAAGCGGCAGGTAGATGAAAGTCACGATCACCCCCTTGTGCCCGAAGAATTGACTCAGGAACGCGCTCCAGAACTGCCTCAGACAGTGGTCCGAAATAAGTTCTTTGCGATGCCGTCAATGACAGCACAGGACGCATTAGAAAACTTGCAGCTTGTTGATCATGATTTTTATGTGTTCCGCAATGAATCAACTGAAGAGATCAACGTAATCTATGAGCGCAATCATGGCGGCTATGGCATCATTCAGCCTCGTGAAGAGAATAAAGCTGATCAGTCGTCAGTCTCCCATTAA
- a CDS encoding amino acid ABC transporter substrate-binding protein: MALGLPSVIATLTTLFSILAPQIASAETVLEKVERTGTLTAGTNKNALPFAFADEQSQLQGYSVDMLKQIQAQLTKKLGKEVELKLIALAPEDRIPKLIAGEVDIVCDASSYTWEREQKIDFSVSYGLTGTRLLTKKGVQAWEPEALANKKIAAVAGTTNEIAIRRAQPQAQIVVLKDHAEGYEALKQGTVDAFAADGILLEGWLQTAENPEEFNVVGYFSREGIACMVPENNSKFADQVNYSLVRFMEGYLKGKEPYVATFDRWFGPEAKVPLTQDLRALVLETMQLVIDFKEEIPESEL; the protein is encoded by the coding sequence ATGGCCCTTGGCCTACCTTCGGTAATCGCAACTCTAACCACCCTCTTCAGCATCCTCGCACCGCAGATTGCCTCAGCCGAGACAGTTCTTGAAAAAGTTGAGCGTACCGGCACGCTAACCGCCGGAACGAATAAAAACGCACTGCCCTTTGCCTTTGCAGATGAACAGAGTCAGTTGCAGGGGTATTCCGTCGATATGCTCAAGCAGATCCAGGCCCAGTTGACGAAAAAACTTGGGAAAGAAGTGGAACTGAAACTCATTGCCCTTGCCCCAGAAGATAGAATCCCAAAGCTGATTGCAGGTGAAGTCGATATTGTCTGTGATGCTAGCAGCTACACCTGGGAGCGTGAGCAGAAAATTGATTTTTCTGTAAGCTACGGTCTCACAGGGACTCGCCTACTGACCAAGAAAGGAGTCCAAGCATGGGAACCCGAGGCATTAGCAAATAAGAAAATTGCTGCCGTTGCTGGAACAACGAACGAAATTGCGATTCGCCGCGCTCAACCTCAAGCCCAGATCGTGGTTCTCAAAGATCACGCTGAGGGCTATGAGGCATTGAAGCAAGGTACCGTGGATGCCTTTGCTGCTGATGGTATTCTGCTCGAAGGCTGGCTGCAAACGGCTGAAAATCCTGAAGAGTTCAATGTTGTCGGATACTTCTCCAGAGAAGGGATTGCCTGCATGGTACCCGAGAACAATTCTAAATTTGCTGATCAGGTGAACTACTCACTGGTGCGCTTCATGGAAGGGTACCTCAAAGGTAAAGAACCCTACGTCGCAACCTTTGATCGCTGGTTTGGTCCTGAGGCTAAAGTGCCTCTAACTCAAGATCTGCGCGCTTTAGTCTTAGAAACGATGCAGTTGGTGATCGACTTCAAAGAAGAAATTCCTGAAAGTGAACTTTAA
- a CDS encoding (2Fe-2S) ferredoxin domain-containing protein: MPKTVLVCQNTTCYQQGSANVLTEFLSGAPSGITVESSGCLGQCGSGPMVLILPEETWYSHVQPRDAAVIAEQHLNAGRIVTKKLYPLFHPPRRPIGMWLAAGSFLLGFSLLLIWMLTTHAALLSRN, translated from the coding sequence ATGCCTAAAACAGTTTTAGTTTGCCAGAACACGACCTGTTACCAGCAAGGCTCTGCGAACGTGCTGACTGAGTTTCTATCCGGCGCTCCGTCTGGCATTACAGTGGAGTCTTCTGGTTGCTTGGGGCAGTGTGGGAGTGGTCCGATGGTACTCATTTTGCCGGAAGAGACATGGTATAGCCACGTCCAGCCCCGTGACGCGGCTGTGATTGCGGAGCAGCACCTCAACGCAGGACGGATCGTCACTAAAAAGCTGTATCCACTTTTTCATCCTCCGCGCAGGCCCATTGGAATGTGGCTAGCCGCTGGCAGTTTCTTGCTAGGTTTTTCTCTCTTACTGATTTGGATGCTAACGACTCATGCTGCTCTGCTGTCTAGGAATTAG
- a CDS encoding DUF6335 family protein, translating to MTDATFFNLGRVSPRQQSTASQQGSESQEILWSDLGNLDHADSSTEALADQEMGAAPALKRLQKTMASTELTGGDPDDDAYQASVVGEEAVGGQTPTPDQNVTEELQKAVGIASIEGETVRTAAKLEWRDRHPWGLNPESAEDYRERLE from the coding sequence ATGACAGACGCAACCTTTTTCAACTTAGGTAGAGTCTCTCCAAGACAACAGAGTACCGCTTCTCAGCAAGGCTCTGAGAGTCAAGAGATCCTATGGTCCGATTTAGGCAACTTAGACCATGCTGACTCATCCACTGAGGCCCTCGCCGATCAAGAAATGGGAGCTGCTCCAGCTTTGAAGCGGCTACAGAAAACAATGGCGAGTACTGAGCTTACCGGCGGTGATCCTGATGATGATGCCTATCAAGCCTCGGTTGTTGGCGAAGAAGCTGTGGGTGGTCAGACGCCTACACCCGATCAGAATGTCACCGAAGAGTTGCAAAAGGCTGTAGGGATTGCCTCTATTGAGGGTGAGACTGTCCGCACAGCAGCAAAGTTAGAGTGGCGAGATCGACATCCCTGGGGATTGAATCCCGAGTCTGCTGAAGATTATCGGGAGCGACTTGAGTAG